In one window of Prevotella sp. E13-17 DNA:
- a CDS encoding fimbrillin family protein has protein sequence MIAISNHKINKTLSWWTGALLLCASLTACSSDSTFLDEDADDGRVPMQFSQAVMSAPVMKAPARRAAASNYLTQGFLVSSWKGFATAKQSLIMDRYEVKYKTDAWANLSKWDYVGSKTEGYYKTQIERYWDASAFPYRFYAISPCPAQDDIANFTLDASTLEIPATTAYVYQTCNNGVLTTGAEPYMPAQVACNDGSNTKDVDLLNGSTFISKDRTENGATTKYDRYVALPFHHLTSKVRFAIYNNYGKETPANFYLYNIKVKVVSDNFITKGYGYTADLANSDMLHGTFTTTTKAANDNERLLLQTNDNKQGDLNKAIDREHAYYCECKDGMLQIPQTGVKMTISFDVYGLDYKSDFTSADGHIAYDKASKTIHYTDIDIKDDKKNIDAFDWEANNIYTYVLKVSEFYPLTIDFSAELTPWTNVYGNIETNLEQ, from the coding sequence ATGATAGCAATTTCTAATCATAAGATAAACAAAACACTAAGCTGGTGGACTGGCGCACTCCTGTTGTGCGCCAGCCTCACCGCTTGTTCTTCTGACTCTACTTTTCTGGATGAGGATGCAGACGACGGACGCGTGCCCATGCAGTTCAGTCAGGCAGTGATGAGTGCTCCGGTGATGAAAGCACCGGCACGACGTGCGGCTGCCAGCAACTACCTGACACAGGGCTTCTTGGTGAGCAGCTGGAAAGGCTTTGCCACCGCCAAGCAATCGCTCATCATGGATCGGTATGAGGTGAAGTACAAGACCGACGCATGGGCCAACCTGTCGAAATGGGACTATGTTGGCTCTAAGACCGAAGGCTACTACAAAACACAGATTGAGCGCTATTGGGATGCCTCGGCTTTCCCCTACCGCTTCTATGCCATCAGCCCCTGTCCTGCTCAGGACGACATTGCCAACTTCACACTGGATGCCAGCACGTTGGAGATACCCGCCACCACCGCATACGTCTATCAGACCTGCAACAATGGTGTGCTGACTACAGGTGCCGAGCCTTACATGCCGGCACAGGTGGCTTGCAACGATGGCTCTAACACCAAAGACGTGGACCTGCTGAACGGCAGCACGTTTATCAGCAAAGACCGCACAGAGAATGGCGCTACCACCAAGTACGACCGCTACGTGGCGCTGCCTTTCCACCACCTGACGTCGAAGGTGCGCTTTGCCATCTACAACAACTACGGCAAGGAGACACCTGCCAACTTCTACTTATATAATATAAAGGTGAAAGTTGTTTCCGACAACTTCATCACCAAGGGCTACGGCTACACCGCCGACCTCGCCAACAGCGACATGCTGCACGGCACCTTCACCACCACAACGAAGGCCGCCAACGACAACGAAAGACTGCTGCTGCAGACCAACGACAACAAGCAGGGCGACCTAAACAAGGCCATCGACCGCGAGCACGCCTACTACTGCGAATGCAAGGACGGCATGCTGCAAATACCACAAACGGGAGTGAAGATGACCATCTCGTTTGACGTCTATGGCTTGGACTACAAGAGCGACTTCACCAGTGCCGATGGTCACATCGCCTACGACAAAGCGAGCAAGACCATTCACTACACCGACATCGACATCAAAGATGACAAGAAGAATATCGACGCCTTCGACTGGGAGGCGAACAACATATATACGTACGTTCTGAAAGTGAGCGAGTTCTATCCGCTGACCATCGACTTCAGCGCAGAGCTGACGCCCTGGACGAATGTCTATGGCAACATCGAGACCAACCTCGAGCAATAG
- a CDS encoding fimbrillin family protein gives MKKLAFLAVAAVALASCSSDDLVDRSAAENEAPIAFSVEKKNMTRAAQNLEDLGHYNFGVWAYKYGTGLSTQLVMDNYLVGYSDGAGKGYSNANATTWASTIGTDADHKSPWFYEYLGTAEYTNTDNTKGYLATQTDYMSANANQYLRYWDLKYTNTNFYAYAPYRATGVSFDESTKKITVANGAQKAGYDNPSLQEFMYAGTQATNADLKDVKLNFKHLGAQVNLRFYEDVRGYRVEIIDVTDPNTGIQATPATTDGTTYTKADYYTTCGATIDFSTVGNPTANVDHSTASKTQDNLKFVIPAGTEDGLTSFTSKLSTNYNVIPEAVATGNTQNYAKSSTIYYPVAQPTTSEVGFTFHVSYKLIAEDNGEEITVHNARVYVPAKNGSDFIAAWQPNTKYTYTFKITKDSKGTTNPDDTTIDITNPDVPATPTVYPIVFDGATVEDYTAKSNDSNF, from the coding sequence ATGAAAAAATTAGCATTCCTGGCAGTAGCCGCTGTTGCACTTGCAAGCTGCAGCAGCGATGATCTGGTTGACCGATCAGCTGCCGAAAACGAAGCCCCCATCGCTTTCAGCGTGGAGAAGAAGAACATGACTCGTGCTGCACAGAACCTGGAGGACCTTGGCCACTACAACTTCGGCGTGTGGGCTTACAAGTATGGCACAGGCCTGAGCACTCAACTGGTGATGGACAACTATCTGGTAGGTTACTCAGATGGTGCAGGTAAGGGTTACAGCAACGCAAACGCCACCACATGGGCAAGTACCATTGGCACAGACGCTGACCACAAGTCACCTTGGTTCTATGAGTATCTGGGTACTGCCGAATACACAAACACAGACAACACGAAGGGTTACCTTGCTACTCAGACTGACTACATGTCGGCCAATGCCAACCAGTACCTGCGCTACTGGGACCTGAAATACACCAACACCAACTTCTACGCATACGCTCCATATCGTGCTACAGGCGTTAGCTTCGATGAGAGCACTAAGAAAATCACTGTAGCAAACGGTGCTCAGAAGGCTGGCTACGATAATCCCTCACTGCAGGAGTTCATGTATGCTGGCACTCAGGCCACCAATGCAGACCTGAAGGACGTGAAGCTGAACTTCAAGCACCTGGGCGCACAAGTAAACCTGCGTTTCTACGAGGATGTTCGCGGCTACAGAGTGGAGATCATCGATGTGACCGACCCTAACACCGGCATTCAGGCAACTCCTGCAACCACAGATGGCACGACCTACACCAAGGCTGACTATTACACCACCTGTGGTGCAACCATCGACTTCAGCACTGTTGGCAATCCCACTGCCAACGTTGACCACAGCACCGCTTCAAAGACTCAGGACAACCTGAAGTTCGTGATTCCAGCCGGAACTGAAGACGGACTGACTTCATTCACCTCAAAGCTTAGCACAAACTACAATGTGATTCCCGAAGCAGTAGCAACCGGCAACACACAGAACTATGCTAAGTCTTCTACCATTTATTATCCCGTAGCTCAGCCCACTACCAGCGAGGTTGGTTTCACCTTCCACGTGTCATACAAGCTGATTGCTGAGGACAATGGCGAGGAGATCACTGTTCACAACGCCCGTGTCTATGTGCCTGCCAAGAATGGTTCAGACTTCATCGCTGCTTGGCAGCCTAACACCAAGTACACCTATACTTTCAAGATTACTAAGGATTCTAAGGGTACAACCAATCCTGATGATACCACTATTGATATCACCAACCCCGATGTACCTGCTACTCCTACCGTATATCCTATCGTATTCGACGGTGCTACTGTTGAGGATTACACAGCAAAATCTAATGATAGCAATTTCTAA